From the genome of Rattus rattus isolate New Zealand chromosome 6, Rrattus_CSIRO_v1, whole genome shotgun sequence:
gtCAATATCTGAGATCTGCTCCCCAGGGTTTCTTAGTTAATTTACAGAGATAGagtccaaagagaaaaaaagatagaacacaaagagaaaaaatgaaatcatgtcaatagatgcagaaaaggacTTTGTTAAAGTCTAACAAGTTCTCATGATGAAGGAAGGCAGGACGATGTGCACATACTTTCATATGACAATGGATATATTTGACAACTCTGTAACAAAGTGAATGAATTACACAACGAAAAAGTTTAACCACTGAATAAAAAAAAGtcctagaaaacagaaaggattCCTCATGTTCCTGGACTGACAGGATTAACGTTGTGTAAATAGCTCTGCTATCAAAAGCAATCCACACACTAGATgtaatccccatcagaattccaaagCCAATCTTCATAGAAACAGCAAATATAAATAGGAtttatatgaaacacacacatgcacacacacacaaactatgcACAGGGAACTCTTAGCAATACAAACGTTGTGGATGTCAGGGACTGGAGATAAATCTCATCAGTTAAGAACATTGTCCATTTGGAGGGGGCATGTATTCCAGTTCATTCCTAGCACATATGTAGGGCCAGTCAaacacccatgactccagctctgGAGGATCCAGTACCTGCTTCTGATCGCCATCAGGCCCAGAGCAAGCTTACACACAGGCAAAGTGCTCATAAAACAAATTTATGTCAGATTTTAAAgactcagagaaatgaaaattcagCAAGGTTGATTCACCTACCAAGAGTCACAGAGCAAGACCATTTTGGATCTGGAATgtgtgcttctatttctttacccaAGAGGAGTCTGTCCCTACAGAAAAGAGTGGCTTCGTAAAGTAAGGGGCAGGGAACAAAAGCCACCTCCTCCGCCACACCAGTCCCCGTGCTCTTTCAGATAACCTGGTGACAACTGGATGGCAATGCCTCATTCAAGAGATTTAGACAGAAGCCCAGTGCACTCAAGAAGGGATGGGCAAGGGATGAACATTTTCCAGTGTCCTCCATGCTGTGGGCTTCCTCtttccccccccccgcccccctgtGCTGTGCCTGTGTATGAGCCTTAAAATGCTCATAAACCAACTGGGCAGCATTCAGACTCCCCTCCGCCATGATTGGATATTCATTAATGGGTGCCTTGCTTCCCTCTGAGGCTTCCACTCCCCTAGGTGCCTTGTGTGGGGTCTTAGACAGTAGATGttatggccttttttttttttttacatatatttagttCCTTAAGTCTCCAGTCATCTCTGGAAATAGGTAATCTTTCATGCTTTGATCCTTTGTGAACCCTTGACATATTGAGAGCAGTTATTATAACATGCTACCTTCTAATTCTGAGACCGAAAAACAGGAGTAGGCCACCCTGGATGATTGGACTGTCTTCTGAGTATGGGCTGTAGCTCCATATGTCAGGATCTTTATATAACTGTATGTAAACCATCTAGGAGATGAAACACAATTGCGTGTCATTTCTGTCCATACAGATGAGAAGACTTCCAGACTCCATTGGTGAACAGGAAGGTGGCCATTCAAGCTCCCTGGGAAAAGAATCCAGTTCGGGATTGGCCTCGGGCACAGTTATGTCCAAGCTGCCTATGATTGCACAGCCCCAAACTCCCTAGTCTtcctttatctctgtattttctttaaattcatttttactgTTTACCAAGAGCTGGAAAGCTGGAAGTCACAGGGCACAGAAACACGATTTCTTGCATATAGGTTCTCCATGTGTTGAAGGACCCTGTCACTCACTGTATAGATTTAACCAGAAACATGGAAGCTCAAGGAAGGCACCAGAGACCTCACTCTTAGCAGGTGAATTATGCAGTAGAAGTTTAGTTTGTACTCATTTGCCTGAGGGGAAAATTAGCAAGTTGGTAAACTACCTCGTGTCCCTATCTAACTTGCAGGTGTGCCAAGGACACTCAGCTAAAAGTTTGGGCCCAGCTCTCCCATCATGGCTGTTAGCCAACAGAGTAGAGTCAGCTCAACAGGTAAAATGTTCCACTGGGATGCCACTTGTCCCTGCTCTCCAGTGGGAACTTGTCACTGACAGTCACTGAAATTACAGGCTGCAGAGATGCGTTAAAGACTCCCTTCATCTAAGTCTATGGGATCTCCTCAGACTCAGAGTCCTTCCCTGCTATGTGTATCTGGGTAAGCGCTCCTCACGCAAATGCAGAATCAGAAGGTGGTTGGGACCTTGGCAGGCTGTGGGAGCTCTGGAGCTGCGTGTGGAGTTTCGGCACCTGCCATGGCACAGCTGAGTTCTGAAGGCCCCTCAGCACAGGGCACTGGGCTCTGCATCAAGTGCGTTTTCTTCCTGGGATATCCATTTCCTTAAGGTCCTaacattactttattttttataatttatcagttaattttaatttccGTATATTTTTCTGACCTAATTACAAAATTTACTTTATCATCCATAAGTTGTATGGTATAATTTCTAGAGGTTTTCAGAAGTGATCCTTTGTATGCATCTTGAAACGAAGTgatgttttaatttcaaatgtaaacaaatacacttaattttgcttctgttgattatgtACCATAATAAGGAATAGTGTTGACATACTGGCTTCTAGAGTGTGAATACCTAGAAGTTCTAAAAGCCGTTGAAAAGGAAATGGTTGGTATGTTCAAACCTCACCTAACAGAGGTCTCCTTGCTGACCTTTATAGACAGGAATTTCTTAAGAGCCTCTCCATTCCCTGTTTTACTTCATGAATTATGTCAGCCCTTATTCTCATTCTGCCTGGTGGAGTGGTCACTTGAGTCACTGTGGTGATGAGGTCACAGGATTGTTAATAAACAGTGAACACAGTACCAATACTTGTGTCCATTAATCATTACTGTGTTCTGGTCATTCAATGAGTATCCCTTATAATTTTCTGATACTAGAAATGCCAGACAAACACAATGGGAGGGAGGTCAGAGCTGCTTAGCAGCAAAGCCAAACCTTTCACGAGTCATCACTGGGTGGTGAGGGAAGCAGGTTGTGTGCGTCCACTGTTGGTGGCTGAGAGTGTGGGACATACTCTAGGTCTTCTCATTTCTCTATGGAAAAAGTATGTTTTTTCTACTGACTTTtatggagatttttttaaatagtgattATTATAAATACTGTAGCTGCAAGTGTGACCCTAAGCTGAACTTCATGATCCTATCAATGTACAAAGGCTGTGGACAATTCAGAGTTAGCTGCCAGTCCTTCACCAAACCTCCCTGGGTGTTTGTTATTAGCAGTCCTGGACTACAGCTACTCGGGCTTTCTCTGTACACAACAAATACGCTTAGCTGGTGGAGGTTTTGCCTTCGCTATGATACTGGCCATGTCTCCCTAGTGTCCCTACTTTTCTAAGCAGAACGGCACCATTAGAAAGGCAAAGGCTGTATTTAACTGAAGTTCAAATCCAACCACATATACTGCAGTCACATCCCTCAGGCCTTTCACACAGCTTTGCTTCATCGTACAGAAGGTGGTGATGGTGCGACATCCAATGTTGATCAATATGATAATGACAAACCAAAGGCCTTTCTGGGTGTGAGTCTGGACATGGGTTGTAAGTAAGTGTGGAGAAATTACACTATGCACCAACAGATATGCTTGAACCCATGCTGCAGAGGAGAAAACACATCCTGCCCTCCAGCCTTCACCCTGGATTCTGCCCACCTGAAAGGTCATAAAAGTCCAAACTCAGATCAGGGTCTGTACAGGGCTTCTCAATCCTGTtctactctctgcttcttttctactGATGGATCAAGTCTATTATCTACAAAACTTGTCACTAGTTTTGGGCCATCTAATGGTTCCATGTCTCACAGGATTGTCAGCATTTAGGACCCTGTCCTAAAGGGACTGCTCCTTGATGTGTGTTGGGATGAGACTTTTAGCACCACTCTGTTCCTGAGATCCACCTTTCCATGCCGGCTTTCACCAAGTGCAGATTTTCCTTTGCTGCTTCTTTCTCCATAGTGGGCATGTTTTCTAATGTGCCAGCATAGTCCCTACCTCCATCCCAGAGCACAAAATTCTCAGATGTGGAAACATTTCAGAAACTTGTGTTCTGTCCCCATGGCCTCCTTCCCTTTACTCAGAACAGCAAAGGCAGAGGAGTGGGATTTCTCCGCGTGGTAGGTGCAGTGTCAGTGCAGAGCACAGCAGCTGTACAAGAACATCTTCAGCAATTCAGGAGGCAAACCATACATACACAGTGTACTGGCTggtcttgtgtgtcaacttgacacaagctggagttgtcacagagaaaggagcctcccttgaggagatgcctccatgaaatccagctgtaatctcaattagtaatcaagggggaggacccttgtgggtggtgccgtccccaggctggtggtcttgggttctataagaaagcaagctgagcaagccaggggaagcaagccagtaagtaacatccctccatggcctctgcatcagctcctgcttcctgacctgcttgagttccagtactgacttcctttggtgaacagtgtatgtggaaagtgtaagctgaataaaccgtttcttccccaacttcttcttgatcatgatgttttatgcaggaaaacacacagaaaataaaaatgaaacattttaagtcTTTCTTTAAGTGATACATCAGAAGTCATTATatgcttttcttttaatgatCCCTGATATTTACATATGTGAGCTATGTTTGCCTGAGGGACATGATCGCCCATCCTGTTGTCTGTGATAGATAGCGAATGGGATGTTTTTCTGTAGCCGCTCCTGATGCTGCATCAAGGAAGGTGAGCTGGCACTTACGATGCCATCAGAGTGTGTCTGAACCTACTCTGGAGAAAAGGGTTAGTTTCTCCTATGTTGCGCCTGTCAATTTAACCTGTAGAAAAAGCTTTGCAGTGGTTtaaagtaattataaaataaacctgCAAATCATGGTCCTTACTGTAAGTTCTCAGTGCCCCTGAAATCCTTTCCTTTAATGCCTGTGAGGGCAGTTAGCCACATCGCACTCAAGATGGTGGCACCCAACACCTTTGATTCCTAGGTAACTAAAGCTTAGGTTGTATGGGGTTTATATTGATAGGTCTGTAAGCCTTATAAGAGCCTGTTTTCACAGACTGATGCAAGAGGAGACAATATCAGAATGCTTTTCAACATTCATTGTATCACACAGATCTGAGGTTACTCTTAAGATATCACCATGCATAATATATGCAATCAAGACATTATCAATATGTATTTTACCTTTTATTAAAAGTACTAAAATACAtatacactacatatacataGCAATGTCGCAGAGATGGTGCAGTGTCCTAGTGATCAACAGTGACCTGGAATGGATAGAGGCCTTTGACTGGCACCTTTGCTTTTGATGGGAGCAAACCCGTGAGCACTGAACCAGTGAATGGAGAAGACAATGCCCTATTGATGATGCTTACTGGGGAAGGTAAGCTTTTCCTTATGGAGatgcacatttttcttttttctttttttttttttttaattaacttgagtatttcttatatacatttcgagtgttattccctttcccggtttccgggcaaacatccccctcccccctccccttctttatgggtattcccctccccatcctcccccccttgccgccctccccccaacaatctagttcactgggggttcagtcttagcaggacccagggcttccccttccactggtgagaTGCACATTTTTCAACTTCAGGCAAATATACTGTCTGGCATCTGTCAGTGTGGAAGCTGACAAAATAGTGAGAAGAATGGAGGTCAGTCAAGGCAAGAAAGAGAATGTGGGACAGGACTGAGAGAAAATAGATACAGCACAGATGGCTGTGTGGAAGCATGGTGCTTGTGCCTTATAGCCCTGCAGCACAGACGTAGTCCACATCAACTGCTTGTGAGTTTCAAAGGAATCTGATGAATTagagatgtctttattttttttctaactgtaGAGATATAAgccttttttactttgtttttgtttttgctttttgggtttttttttaactggatattcttttatttacatttcaaatgttatcccctttcctggtttcccttccataaaccccctattccagtccccctcccctttcttctatgagggtgttcccctccccagccgctcaccccttcccacctccccaccctgacattcccctacactggagggtccagccttggcaggaccaagggcttctgaaTTGGAGATTTCAAAACCAGAGAAATGAGAGTATTTGAGAAGGTGGAAATGATCCTGACTCGGTCAGAGCAGAGCTGTGATACGGTGCCCCTCGGCTAAGTGAAAATGAATGCAAGTTAAAATGTGAGAGAAGTCCACATGTCAAGATTTTGTCCCAGTTCTGAATAGTATGACGTGTTAGTGAGCACTAACCACATTTGCCTTCTCTGAGTAACTTACGGACGCACACATTCGAGGACACAGTGTAAACTGCAGAATGGCCAGCAGTCTTACAAACCTTAATTTTCTGATGAAATTCCTTTTCCATATGTAACTGGAAAATTCACAGCAAcatgcttttcctttttaagaaatttgactgaaaacataaacaagtaccTTAAATTGTTTTTAGCTCACTTATTTTAAGTGAATGCGTAttatgtctgcatatatgtcaatgcaccacacatgtgcagtgcTCACGGAGggcagaagaagaaatagaaacatgggttttaatcttttaaaatcttattttacgTGTGGTTTGCCAGCATTTATGTCAGTGTACCATGTGCAGGCaatgcctatggaggccagaagaaggtgtcagatttctgggtctggagttacagacaactggGGGGTCCAAGTGTTTAAAGGGACTCAaacccggtcctctgcaagagcagtcagtgctcttagccactgagtcatctctccagccccaacatgtATTTTATAGGAAACATTCTATCAAATATTTCTAGTATAAATtaagatttacttacttttattttttaattatgtgtgtgcttcatatgcatgtgagtgcaagtgcaTAGAGGCCTGAAGAGGTCACTGATGCCCTaattcagatggttgtgagcgagttcacacaggtgctgggaactgaactgaactggtggCACCTGACTAGCTGCTTTGGGTTCCtgacttctcttcttctttttgtccttcttcttctttttctcctcctcctcctcttcctcctcctcctccttcttttcttctcttcttttctttgacttggtactattttttttcttttattggattttttttacttactttcaaatgttatgccctttcccagtttcctgtccataaaccccctatcccacccctcctTCTTCTTACTGATGCACTGCAATCTGAAGTATATCCCAGATAAGCCCTTCCCTCCCTTGTGTTGATTTTAATTagggtgttttaccacagcaagagaaacaaaacGGGAAAACATCTCACTTGAAATCATCAAAACTTATGAGACTCTCACTATACCTGACAGGATGACAAAAACAGGCCAGGTATCACAGTGCCCCCCCAAAAACCTCAAAATGAGGCAGTAGTAGGGAAGTGCTTCTATAATATGTGATCATTTTAATGCACAGGGAACTTTAGGCACCAAGGAAGCACATCTATAGGTACACAATCCAACCATGACTGACAGTGAATGGGTATTGGACCTCAGGCAAACTCACGTACTGAAGGGTGCACTGGGCTGGGTCCATTAATATTCCTAAAGGCAATAACTGTGTGGGTAGCAGTGATTTCGTGATTGTTTGTAACTAAGACTTCCTGTTGCCTTTCTCCTCAGCTACTTACCCTAGTTCTTTGTCCCATACAATGAGGAGAATCAGCACACTGTATGGAGTTGTTGACATGCAAGCTATATTTCTCTCTGAAGTAGTCATCGGGATCTCATTCAACAgtatcctcttcctcttccacatcttTCAGTTCCTTCTTGAGCGTAGGCTCCGGATCACTGACCTGATCATCAGTCTCTTGGCCCTCATCCACCTTGGGATGCTAACAGTCATGGGATTCAGAGCTGTTGATATTTTTGCATCTCAGAATGTGTGGAATGACATCAAATGCAAATCCCTTGCCCACTTACAGAGGCTTTTGAGGGGCCTCTCTCTTTGTGCTACCTGTCTGCTGAGTATCTTCCAGGCCATCACCCTTAGCCCCAGAAGCTCCTGTTTAGCAAAGTTCAAATATAAATCCCCACAGCACAGCCTGTGTTCCCTTCTTGTGCTCTGGGCCTTCTACATGTCCTGTGGTACTCACTTCTCCTTCACCATTGTTGCTGACTACAACTTCTCTTCACGCAGTCTCATATTTGTCACTGAATCCTGCATTATTTTACCCATGGATTACATCACCAggcatttatttttcatattggGGATATTTCGGGATGTGTCCTTCATAGGTCTCATGGCCCTCTCCAGCGGGTACATGGTGGCCCTCTTGTGTAGACACAGGAAACAGGCCCAGCATCTTCACAGCGCCAGCCTTTCTCCAAAAGCATCCCCAGAGCAAAGGGCCACCAGGACCATCCTGTTGCTCATGAGCTTCTTTGTGTTGATGTACTGCTTGGACTGCACCATATCTGCCTCCAGACTTATGCACAACGGTGAACCAATCCACCACAGTATTCAGATGATGGTCTCCAATAGCTATGCCACCCTCAGCCCTTTGCTGTTAATTGTTACTGAAAATCGAATTAGTAGGTTTTTGAAGTCCTTGCTAGGAAGGACAGTAGATGCTTAAGTATTGAGGGGAGGCAGGCCCACTAAAGGAGCCAATATGCTAGCTACTGAATAATGAATCCTGGCCTAGTCCTCATGCAATCCTGAACAAATTAATACATGACTCATGCTTCGTTAAACCTGCTTCTTTTGAAATGTGTATTACCAACACCTGTAGATATTTGAGTCAAATTTCTTCATGTGTATTTCTTCTCAGTGTCAGTAGGGGACATTTGTGATACTTTCACAGATTAGGGTAACTTGTGCACTTATCAATAAGCTAAAGTGTACAGCATATTTTACTAAGCCAATTATCTCAACAGTTTGTTTTGTACCCAATTAAATATGTAAACGTTACCACAAATTAGCATATCATTCTTTCATAGTTATACAAAAATAATCAATGCAAAGTCTCAGATGCCTGCTTGTTCATAGCCGCAGCACTTAGCAGCAGCCAAGACAGAAACGACTCTCTATGAGCAGATGAATATACCAACCACATGTAGCTTTTATATAAccatggactattactcagctaaaACAGGATGGAAAGCCAGAGGTAGGTCCACCACAGGTGAGCTTGGAATACATACTTCAAGTGAAATGTCAATCACAAAATGACAATCATTCTATAAACCTGCATCTAGAGGGTGGAACTGAGAGTACTGTAATTTCTCAAGCCAAAAATACGATGGTGTCTGTCAGGGGCTGAGAAAGGGCACAGAGGGGAATACTTACTTAATAGCTGTAGAATGACcattcagaagaaaagaaaaatccctaaTCTTCTGAAACCAAATAAAAGGCTGTAGGGTAGGGTTGAGGAGGTATCTAGTGGGGGAGCATAACAGTGTTTACTGCACAAACATCAAGACTGAATTTGAATCTTCGACACTGATGGAAAAGCCATGCAAGGTATGAGttcttgcaatcccagcactgaggggacagagacaagaCTATCAAGCTCATTGACCATCTAGTCTAGCCAGATTGCAGAAAGCATTTGTCAATGAAGCCTGAGAGACTTAGCTGgagtacccagaacccacatgaagccAGAAATAGTAGTGCCTGTCTGTACCCATTGCTGCTATAGTGAGatgggaagagcagagaatggagtaTCCCTAAAATCTTGTGGGCCAACTAACATGAAATACACATTAGAGAACAACAGAAGTGTGTTGTGCCTACTTACTGGGCCAACGTTACCTGGCTTCGGGGAATTAAACCAGGCCAGTTAGAGGGGCCACAGAAAGGCTGAGGCTGTGACAATGTTATTGAAACCAATCAGACTTTTTATACCCATATCAGAAACAGAATAGAGTGGCAATTGCCAGGATCAATACAGTTGTTGTTGCCAAGATACACTGACATTTACAAGCAATACAGGGTATGCAAGATTTATGTCTAAGAGCAATTGTCTGTCAAGCTTCCATGTTTTCTTAACTTCTAAATtaacatacagagaaacacaaagttgTCTGAATATTTGAACTGCCTGAAAGGCTATGCCAGTCTCTTGG
Proteins encoded in this window:
- the LOC116902729 gene encoding vomeronasal type-1 receptor 90; amino-acid sequence: MRRISTLYGVVDMQAIFLSEVVIGISFNSILFLFHIFQFLLERRLRITDLIISLLALIHLGMLTVMGFRAVDIFASQNVWNDIKCKSLAHLQRLLRGLSLCATCLLSIFQAITLSPRSSCLAKFKYKSPQHSLCSLLVLWAFYMSCGTHFSFTIVADYNFSSRSLIFVTESCIILPMDYITRHLFFILGIFRDVSFIGLMALSSGYMVALLCRHRKQAQHLHSASLSPKASPEQRATRTILLLMSFFVLMYCLDCTISASRLMHNGEPIHHSIQMMVSNSYATLSPLLLIVTENRISRFLKSLLGRTVDA